From one Bacteroides fragilis NCTC 9343 genomic stretch:
- a CDS encoding sensor histidine kinase, which produces MKIHLKLLTERYWFRLGLSLCFAITAALSYADRDFIWMGLSLCLLLFSIWWQLSLYRIHTKRVLFMIDALENNDSAIHFPEEQIMPETREVNRALNRVGRILYNVKSETVQQEKYYELIMDCVNTGVLVLNENGAVYQKNNEALRLLGLNVFTHIRQLNKVDIQLMKKIEFCRPGDKIQTIFNNERGTINLSIRVSGITVREEQLRILAFNDINSELDEKEIDSWIRLTRVLTHEIMNSVTPITSLSETLLSLADTRDEEIRRGLQTISTTGKGLLSFVESYRRFTRIPTPEPSLFYVKAFIDRMVELARHQNKCDNITFHIDIAPADLIVYADENLISQVVINLLKNAIQAIDTQADGKIEIQGRCNAAEEILIEIKNNGPAIPSDIADHIFIPFFTTKEGGSGIGLSISRQIMRLSGGSITLLQGKETKFILKFK; this is translated from the coding sequence ATGAAAATCCATTTAAAGTTACTCACAGAGCGCTATTGGTTTCGTCTCGGACTAAGCCTCTGTTTCGCCATAACTGCGGCTCTGTCTTATGCCGACAGAGACTTCATTTGGATGGGATTGAGCCTCTGTTTGCTACTATTCAGCATTTGGTGGCAACTTTCACTTTACCGTATTCATACCAAACGAGTTCTTTTCATGATTGACGCCCTCGAGAACAATGACAGCGCCATTCACTTCCCAGAAGAGCAGATAATGCCTGAGACCCGAGAGGTCAACCGTGCACTCAACCGGGTCGGACGCATATTATATAATGTAAAGTCGGAAACGGTACAGCAAGAAAAGTATTACGAACTGATAATGGACTGTGTAAACACCGGTGTACTCGTTCTCAATGAAAATGGAGCGGTTTATCAAAAAAATAATGAAGCGCTTCGCCTGCTCGGATTAAATGTGTTTACCCATATCCGCCAACTGAACAAAGTGGATATACAGCTGATGAAGAAAATAGAATTCTGCCGTCCGGGAGATAAAATACAAACTATTTTCAACAATGAACGGGGTACAATCAATTTATCCATTCGTGTATCAGGCATCACTGTTCGTGAAGAACAATTGCGCATTCTCGCTTTTAACGACATCAACAGTGAATTGGATGAAAAAGAAATCGATTCGTGGATACGACTGACACGTGTATTGACTCATGAAATCATGAATTCGGTTACTCCCATCACCTCTCTTAGCGAAACACTACTATCGTTGGCCGATACCCGGGATGAAGAAATACGCCGGGGCTTACAAACAATCAGTACTACGGGAAAAGGCCTGCTCTCCTTCGTGGAATCCTACCGCCGTTTTACCCGTATCCCGACCCCGGAACCATCCTTATTTTATGTAAAAGCTTTTATTGACCGAATGGTAGAACTGGCACGCCATCAAAACAAATGTGACAACATAACGTTCCATATAGATATTGCTCCTGCTGATCTGATTGTGTATGCCGACGAAAATCTGATTTCGCAAGTAGTAATTAATCTATTGAAGAATGCCATACAAGCTATCGATACACAGGCCGATGGAAAGATTGAAATACAAGGACGATGTAATGCTGCTGAAGAAATATTGATTGAAATAAAAAATAATGGCCCTGCCATTCCTTCAGATATAGCAGATCATATATTCATTCCTTTTTTTACCACCAAAGAAGGAGGTAGTGGTATCGGATTGAGCATTTCACGTCAGATCATGCGCCTGTCAGGTGGAAGCATCACTCTGCTGCAAGGCAAAGAAACTAAATTTATTCTGAAATTTAAATAA
- a CDS encoding Crp/Fnr family transcriptional regulator, giving the protein MTYLATNPLFHGISPETLSRDFDGIISHLRMFRKGDILARQGDVCNRLMILLKGSVRGEMIDYSGRLIKVEDIIAPRAIAPLFLFGADNRYPVEVTANEATEVFEIPKESVLKLFRRNEKFLENYMNLSANYARTLADKLFFMSFKTIRQKLASYLLRMLKQQGDSPIQLDRSQQELADYFGVSRPSLARELAHMQDDGLIKTDRKLVHILRKEDMMQLIQ; this is encoded by the coding sequence ATGACCTACCTCGCTACCAACCCCCTATTCCATGGAATCTCTCCAGAAACGCTTTCCCGTGATTTTGACGGAATCATATCTCACCTCCGCATGTTCCGTAAAGGAGACATTCTTGCCAGGCAAGGTGATGTATGCAATCGGCTGATGATATTACTGAAAGGCAGTGTCCGGGGAGAAATGATCGATTACTCGGGCAGATTGATTAAAGTGGAAGATATTATTGCTCCTCGTGCAATTGCCCCTCTTTTCTTATTTGGTGCAGACAATCGCTACCCGGTAGAAGTTACAGCAAACGAAGCTACCGAAGTTTTCGAAATTCCGAAAGAAAGCGTACTGAAATTATTTCGACGGAATGAGAAATTCTTAGAGAACTACATGAATCTTTCTGCCAATTATGCCCGAACACTTGCTGACAAACTGTTTTTTATGTCCTTTAAGACGATTCGGCAGAAACTTGCTTCCTATCTGCTACGGATGTTGAAACAACAAGGAGACAGTCCGATACAACTTGACCGCTCACAACAGGAACTGGCTGATTATTTCGGAGTATCTCGTCCCTCTCTGGCACGCGAGCTGGCTCATATGCAGGATGACGGTCTGATCAAAACGGACAGGAAATTAGTGCATATCTTGAGAAAAGAAGATATGATGCAACTGATACAATAA
- the hcp gene encoding hydroxylamine reductase, with amino-acid sequence MSMFCFQCQETAKGTGCILSGVCGKTPEVANMQDLLLFVVRGIAVYNQALRKDGRSSARADKFIFDALFTTITNANFDKHAIIKKIKKGLELKKDLSNQVTIEHAPDECTWYGDETEFEEKAQTVGVLRTSDEDIRSLKELVHYGIKGMAAYVEHAYNLGYENPEIFAFMQYALAELTREDITVDELITLTLATGNHGVQAMAQLDTANTSHYGNPEISEVNIGVRNNPGILVSGHDLKDIEELLQQTEGTGIDIYTHSEMLPAHYYPQLKKYKHLVGNYGNAWWKQKEEFESFNGPILFTTNCIVPPRPNATYKDRIYTTGATGLEGATYIPERKDGKQKDFSVIIEHARRCQPPVAIESGKIVGGFAHAQVIALADKVVEAVKSGAIRKFFVMAGCDGRMKSRSYYTEFAEKLPADTVILTAGCAKYRYNKLPLGDINGIPRVLDAGQCNDSYSLAIIAMKLQEVFGLKDINDLPIVYNIAWYEQKAVIVLLALLALGVKKIHLGPTLPAFLSPNVKQVLIDNFGIGGISTADEDIAKFLA; translated from the coding sequence ATGAGTATGTTCTGTTTTCAGTGTCAGGAAACCGCAAAAGGTACAGGTTGTATCTTAAGCGGAGTATGCGGGAAAACTCCCGAAGTAGCCAATATGCAAGACTTGCTGCTTTTTGTAGTACGCGGAATCGCAGTCTACAATCAGGCGTTACGCAAAGATGGACGTTCTTCTGCCCGGGCAGATAAGTTTATCTTTGACGCATTGTTCACTACCATTACAAATGCCAACTTTGATAAACACGCCATTATCAAGAAAATAAAGAAAGGACTGGAGCTAAAGAAAGATCTAAGTAACCAAGTCACAATAGAACATGCGCCCGACGAATGTACTTGGTATGGTGACGAAACAGAGTTTGAAGAGAAAGCCCAAACGGTGGGGGTGCTGCGAACTTCTGACGAAGACATTCGATCATTGAAGGAGTTGGTTCACTATGGTATCAAAGGAATGGCTGCTTATGTGGAGCATGCCTATAATTTAGGATATGAGAATCCGGAGATATTTGCATTCATGCAATATGCTTTGGCTGAATTGACCCGCGAAGATATTACTGTGGACGAACTGATAACCCTCACACTCGCTACGGGTAACCATGGTGTGCAGGCTATGGCCCAACTCGATACTGCCAATACCAGCCATTACGGAAATCCGGAAATCTCCGAAGTAAACATTGGTGTTCGAAACAATCCGGGTATCCTTGTCAGTGGACATGACTTGAAAGATATTGAAGAACTTTTGCAACAGACTGAAGGTACCGGTATCGACATATACACACACAGTGAAATGCTACCGGCTCATTATTATCCTCAGTTGAAGAAATATAAACACCTGGTAGGAAACTACGGTAATGCCTGGTGGAAACAGAAAGAGGAATTTGAAAGTTTCAACGGTCCTATTCTCTTCACTACTAATTGCATTGTTCCACCACGCCCGAATGCGACTTATAAAGATCGCATCTATACGACAGGCGCAACCGGCTTGGAAGGTGCTACCTACATACCCGAACGAAAAGACGGAAAGCAGAAAGATTTCTCCGTTATTATTGAGCATGCACGGCGTTGCCAACCACCAGTGGCAATAGAAAGTGGTAAGATTGTAGGTGGATTTGCTCATGCGCAAGTAATCGCACTGGCCGATAAGGTGGTTGAAGCAGTAAAAAGCGGTGCTATCCGTAAATTTTTTGTTATGGCCGGATGTGACGGGCGAATGAAAAGTCGCAGTTACTACACAGAGTTTGCAGAAAAGCTACCGGCAGATACGGTAATCCTGACAGCAGGGTGCGCCAAATACCGATATAATAAATTACCTCTGGGGGATATTAATGGCATTCCTCGTGTACTGGATGCAGGACAGTGTAATGACAGTTACTCATTGGCTATAATTGCTATGAAGTTGCAGGAAGTCTTCGGACTAAAAGACATCAATGATCTTCCGATTGTATATAACATTGCGTGGTACGAACAAAAAGCCGTTATTGTTCTGCTGGCTCTGTTGGCACTTGGAGTGAAAAAGATTCATTTAGGGCCGACGCTTCCTGCATTCTTATCTCCTAACGTGAAGCAGGTACTGATCGATAATTTTGGAATTGGCGGTATCAGTACAGCAGACGAAGATATTGCAAAATTTTTAGCATGA